The following nucleotide sequence is from Immundisolibacter sp..
GCCGCCGGGGCACCGGTTGCGGCGCATTGGGTGGGCGACCGCCAGACCGGTCCGTCCCTGTTGCGCTATGGCACCGAGGAACAAAAGCAATTTTTCATGCCCAAGCTGGTCAGCGGCGAGGTGTTTTTCGCCATCGGCATGAGCGAACCGGGCAGCGGCTCGGACCTCGCGTCCGTGCGCACCCGGGCCGACCGTGTTGACGGCGGCTGGGCCATTACCGGCACCAAGCTGTGGACCTCCAACGCGCACCGTGCCCAGTGGTTCTTCGTGCTGTGCCGCAGCGCGCCGCTGGGCGAGGACCGCCACGCCGGGCTGTCGCAGTTCATCATTGACCTGAAGGCCCCCGGCATAAGCATCCGCCCGGTGCCGATCCTGACCGGCGCCCACCACTTCAACGAGGTGGTGATGGACCAGGTTTTCGTGCCCGATACGCGGGTGCTCGGTCAGATCGGGGAGGGCTGGAAGCAGGTCACCTCGGAGCTGGCCTACGAACGTTCCGGGCCGGAGCGGTTCATGTCCACCTTCCCGCTGCTGCAGGAGCTGCTGCGTGTCATGGGTGAGACGCCCGACGAGCGCACGGCAATCGCCATTGGCGAGTTGACCGCCGAGCTGTGGACACTGCGGCGCATGTCGGTGTCGGTCGCGGCGGCCTTGCAGCGCGGCGAGGCGCCCGACGTGGCGGCGGCGCTGGTCAAGGACATCGGCACGCGCTTCGAGAGTGAAG
It contains:
- a CDS encoding acyl-CoA dehydrogenase family protein, yielding AAGAPVAAHWVGDRQTGPSLLRYGTEEQKQFFMPKLVSGEVFFAIGMSEPGSGSDLASVRTRADRVDGGWAITGTKLWTSNAHRAQWFFVLCRSAPLGEDRHAGLSQFIIDLKAPGISIRPVPILTGAHHFNEVVMDQVFVPDTRVLGQIGEGWKQVTSELAYERSGPERFMSTFPLLQELLRVMGETPDERTAIAIGELTAELWTLRRMSVSVAAALQRGEAPDVAAALVKDIGTRFESEVFERLRLLLDCAPSLTAQRRIDVLLAEATLHSPGFTLRGGTNEILRGVVARALGLR